From a region of the Primulina eburnea isolate SZY01 chromosome 7, ASM2296580v1, whole genome shotgun sequence genome:
- the LOC140836874 gene encoding cold-responsive protein kinase 1-like, giving the protein MACFSCLCRKRKASGTRHWAELDDELPGVHKVKAYSYEALRMATNDFSSANKIGEGGFGCVYKGHFGKGKMGAIKVLSSESRQGKREFLNEIQANWDLEHENLVKLYGCCVEGDQRILVYEYLENNSLAHTFLGGYCSKTIHFSWAARVKICIGVARGLAFLHEVVTPHIVHRDIKASNILLGKDLTPKIADFGLAKLIPANTTHVSTRVAGTIGYLAPEYAIRGQVTRRSDVYSYGVLLIEIVSGRCNTDMLLPPDERQILEMAWKLYQRRELEKLVDPSLDGRFDEEQACRFLKIGLICAQDNPKLRPVMSNVVSMLTGDNDVDDLKIEKPGLISDIMGLKKGNNPRPKPLVTDTNTYNSSDSDALNNTTFTSALSSYDETFTSASDSHPTMSFSSINDRSI; this is encoded by the exons ATGGCCTGCTTTTCTTGCTTATGTCGTAAAAGAAAGGCTTCGGGAACTAGACATTGGGCTGAGCTTGATGACG AGCTCCCAGGAGTCCACAAGGTGAAAGCCTACTCGTATGAGGCGCTGAGGATGGCGACCAATGATTTTAGTAGTGCGAATAAAATCGGGGAGGGGGGATTTGGATGCGTTTATAAG GGACATTTCGGGAAGGGGAAGATGGGAGCGATAAAGGTTCTGTCGTCCGAGTCGAGGCAAGGAAAAAGAGAGTTCTTGAATGAGATTCAAGCCAATTGGGATTTAGAGCATGAAAATTTAGTAAAGCTTTATGGCTGTTGTGTGGAAGGCGACCAAAGAATTCTTGTTTACGAGTATCTTGAAAACAACAGTCTAGCACACACATTTCTTG GTGGATATTGCAGCAAAACTATACATTTTAGCTGGGCAGCTCGGGTTAAAATTTGCATTGGAGTGGCACGAGGACTGGCCTTTCTGCACGAGGTTGTGACACCCCATATTGTCCACCGAGATATCAAAGCGAGCAATATTCTTCTTGGGAAAGATTTGACCCCTAAAATTGCAGATTTTGGCCTTGCAAAGCTCATCCCTGCGAACACAACTCACGTTAGTACCCGTGTGGCAGGAACCAT AGGTTATTTGGCACCGGAATATGCCATAAGAGGCCAGGTGACACGAAGGTCGGATGTTTACAGTTATGGTGTTCTGCTTATCGAAATAGTCTCAGGGCGATGCAACACAGATATGCTATTGCCCCCAGATGAACGTCAAATCCTCGAAATG GCATGGAAACTTTACCAGAGAAGGGAGCTGGAAAAATTGGTAGACCCATCGCTGGATGGACGATTCGATGAAGAACAAGCGTGTAGATTCTTGAAGATTGGCCTAATCTGCGCACAAGACAATCCGAAACTTCGACCCGTGATGTCAAATGTGGTCTCTATGCTTACTGGTGATAATGATGTTGATGACCTTAAAATAGAGAAACCTGGCTTAATCAGTGACATTATGGGCTTGAAGAAGGGTAACAACCCTCGGCCGAAGCCTCTAGTTACTGATACAAACACATACAACTCATCTGACTCCGATGCTTTGAACAACACGACTTTTACCTCAGCACTTTCGTCGTACGATGAGACCTTTACTTCAGCGTCTGATTCCCATCCTACAATGTCGTTTAGCTCAATAAATGATAGAAGTATATGA